In Bacteriovorax sp. Seq25_V, the genomic window ACGACTTAGTTTATTAATAACATGAAGTGAGACGCTTGGTTTTTCTTCAATTACTTTTAGAATAAATTTCTTGTCAATAAAGCAAACTTTTGTATCTTCAAGAGCTGTTGCTGTTGCTGAATAATAGTCACTTGTAAAAAGAGAGCGATGACCAAGAACATCTCCACCTTTTGCAACTCTGACGATCGACTCTTTACCGTCAGGTCCAGTTTTCGTGACCTTGATATTTCCAGAGTTGATACAATAGATTCCAAAAGGGTGGTTTCCTTGAACGAAGAGAGTTTGACCTTTTTTATAAGTATTAGTTACTTTATGAACTGACACTTCATCAAGCTCTGAGTCCTTAAGGTCGCAAAATATCCCTGTACCTTTAGAAGGGCAGCTTTGACATTTTTCTTCTTCTTTCACTTTTCTCATTTCTATTTACCTTGTGGTTTGCAAAAGCGCATAATATTTAAAAATTTTAATAATAACAATCTAACATAAGTCACCTGTAAATACATGACCTATGTCAGGTTTTAAAGAGAAAGTTGAAGTATTTATGAAGGTTTAATTGATAATAACAGAGCCGACCCGATAACCTTTCTCATTTATTAAGATATCTTGGTTAAGCTGGAATATCGAATCTTTAAGCTTTTGAGCTATATTACTGCGTTGTTTCTCTGTCAGTTTTTCAGGATTTTTAAATCCTATAAGAAGATCAATAGGGGCATCCCCAAGTTTGGCCGGCATGGATGTGGCCAGGGTGATTTCCTTGAGCATTTCCGGTGGAATGTCCCCATCGCTAAGGCCTCTGAGCGATTTACGCAGGCGCTTTTCAACCATCTCCCCATGGGCCGCAATTTTAAGTCTAAGCTCTTTTGGAGTGTTATCTGGAATGAAGCTCATACGGTACTGAGAAGGGTTGTCCTGCTTTGAAAATGATTTGATAATGTCTCTTTGATCATCTTTTGTCAGAGTTTCTTTGATCGTAACAGCGCAATCATCACCACTACATATAACATCGTGTGAGATGCCTTTTCGTTGAAGATCTTCACGAACAGTAAGTTCGAAATTCTTTTTTATACTATTGAAGTTCTCTGTTACTTCTCGTTCGCCATTTCGAATTGCCTTTATGGTGTCCTCTAAATTCATATTCTGTGCTTTTGAAGATGCAACATCTTTAGCAATTTGAAAAATATTCTGCGAGCCCATTCCTGTGACATCTCCAGTAAACCCTCCAAGAGTTGCATTATCAAGATGAGCAATCTCACGCTTAGGTACCCAAAGACCTGGAGTGAGACCATTGAGTTCCTGTATATAACTTAGAAAGTCTCTTGTCTCTCCGGTTGTTAGATTTAGACCATACTCTTTCTTAATGGTTTGTGTTAGTTTCATCATCTCAATGTCGTTAATTTGTGGGTCGTACTTCCTTAAAGTATCGATAAGTTCTGGTGAGATCGTTTTTTGATTCTTATCTAAAGTGACGAAATAGGGTGAGTCTTTAAATTTTTTGTTTGAAGATAATTGAAATTGAAATTTTTTTAGATTATCAACTTGTTCAGTTAACATCAGTCTTAAATCACTATATTTGACTAGCTCACTGTCTCGGATACTGTCACTTCTTAAAAAACTGCGAGATTTTTTTGATGCTAGCCCGGCCTGATCTGCTGTATCTGCAATTGCCCCTGAAAACCAATTTTGAGGCTGCTCTTTATTATCAAATAATCCGATGGCATTTATTTGTGAAGCAAACTCTTCATTACTTTCTTTGTAAACTTTTCCAAGCTCGGTTTCTAACTTTGTCCTAAGCTCTAGAGGCATTTCTTTTGGCAGAAATGCAAAACGAAGAGATTTAAAATCACTGTAGACTTCGAAGTCTACATCAGGGTAGTTAGCCAGAAGCCTTTTCATTTTTTGCATCATGATATCTTTGTGCAAATTTGTAAGTGATGTGACGGCTTCTTTATTTCCATAGGTATCGTTAAGTCTTTTTAGTGCAGAGTTTTCTACGTCAAGAAAAAAAGCTGCGTCTCCATCTTTTGCCGTATCAATCCAACGTTGGTTTAATCTTGGTGAAGTCAAGATGAAATGCGCGTACTCATGTTCAAGTTGCTTAGCCGTTTTTAATTTGGGTACATTATATTGAGAGACTTTTTTAAGTTTCGCTTTTTGATAGTTATCGACAATAGCGATCGAGGAATCATCAATGTCATGGCGCGATTGCTTGAGACCCTTGGCCCCGTATTTAATTCCTTTTCCTACAAATTCTCCTCCAATAGCGAGTGGGGCAAGAACCAAGTTTAAAGTAAAATCTTCTTCTCTATCTAGCAGTGACTGAGAAGAATTAAGACCTGCAAGAAAGTTAGTTTCCTCTGATGAAACTCTATTGGCCGAGATTGCTAAGTTTGCGGCCTCCATTGTCAGTCCTATTCCAATAGCGCAACCAAGACCAGCTGTGAGACCACAAATTCCACCACCAATTAGTGCCGTTCCAATCAGTGCCATATCGGTTTTGATTTCATCAAATGCTAAGTCGTCACGATAGCCTTGGGCCACATCACAAAGAAATTTCGGTGGACCCATTCTTTCAAGATAATTTTCTACTATGAGTGAATTAGAAAATACTTCATAAAGGTTGTTACTTCTTAATGAATTAAGCTTTTGCTTTGCCGATTGAACTTGTGCAAGACTTTCTTTTAAAGCAGTTTGTAACTCTTTTGAAATAACTTCATCTCTTTCTTCTCCGGAAAGATTGAGCTGTGAAAGTAGTGGCATTCTATCTAGACGCTTGAGGTATTGGTCTTCAAACTTCTCTTTGAGTTTTTTGTTTTCAGACTTAACGTGATTGTTTAATTGATTCTTCATATGATTAGAGCATGAGTGGCCGCGTAACGTTTTTTCGCTCTCTTTGATATAGTAAGTACCACTAGCATCCTGCTCGATGCACTTAATACGTGATGCCCCTTTCTGCATCCATTCTTGCTCAGATCTAAAATTTAAAAATTCTTTAGCTTCATTAAAAACTTTTCTCTCTTGACTCGTGAGAGTAGGAATATTAGTGTCTCCAACAAGATGCTCTATTTTTTCTTTTCCCGTCGCAAGTGCAAGTTCTTGTCTCATCTTAATGAGATTTGATTTCGTGTTAGAAAGTAGATCTTCTGTAATTTGAGAGCACTTTGCATGAGATGATAAATTTTTAAGACAATTGATGATCAGTTGTGTTGCTTTTTCTTGTTCATTTAAAGTCGCAAGAGATGCTTCTTTAATTTCTTTCAATACATTACTCTTGTAGAGCTTTATATTTATTTCGTATAAGTTTTTTCCGAGTTGATTGAGGTCTTCCTCTTCTAGGATCTCGCCATCAACACATTTGATGAAGTAATCTTCATTATCCTCGTTATTATATTTTTGACAGGCCTTATACTGATATTCTTCATTTGATCTGACGATATGGGCGTTTCGATATTTTTCTCTGCTTTTTGTCTCACTTCTTGTTCCTGCATAAACAATTGTGTTAATACTTATGACTATAAGCAGTAGGCAAGTAGGAATAAGGAAAACGAACTTTCTCATATCGCTATCTTTTCGGTTAGTTAGAAGATTTTTATTAGTATAACTTACATTTATTATAGGGAGAAATAGATTGATAAGATGTTGAATTTGTTATAAATAGTAGCTCTCACCTAAGGATTTTTATGACCAAAGACAGTAAAACAAAGTTGCCAACGGCACCAAGTAGTTCAACTAATGTGATCGATCTCGTTTTAAAAGAGTCCAGGGCCTACACTTCGATGGAGCTAATCGAATCTTATATTGGAGAAGAGAAGTCTCTAGCAAATATTCCTATTCAACCTCTTTATGTTTCTCTACGTTCATTGCCGATTGAATTAAAGTGTCACGCACTTTCTTTAATGACTAAGGAGCAGAGGGAAGTTGTTTACGATCTTGATCTATGGAAGAAAGACGAGATTGATGTTAACGAATTTCAAAACTGGGTACGAGTAGCTGCACTTTCTCCTGATGATAAAATTCGTTTTGAATTTGCTCATGGGGTTGAGTTTGCATTATTTATAAAAGGAAAGTTTAATATTTGGACATTCGATGCGGAAGATCCTGAATATCCTGATCATGATTATTACTTCTTAACTGAAGATAACCTGCTTCTTTTTGAATATGATGAAACATGTGACATCGTGGATGAAACAAAGACCCTTATTCGTGAACTGTATTATGAACTAGGGGTAGAGAAGGCATATCAATATCTTTTCACAATTGTTTCTGATGGTTTTATGTCTCTTTCAGAGCAAGAGTATTCACAGAAAAAAGGTCGTCTTAGTGATTTTGGTTTCGTAGATTACTTCGACGCACTTGAAGTTCTATCTCCGTTACCGTCTGTATCTCACATTGATCTCTTTATTAATAAGAAAGAAGCTCTTACAGGCGAAATTGACAATATTGGAAGACTTCAAACTCTTCATCAGAACTCACTAGTCGCATTTGAGCAAGATCACGTAAGAATCTCAGAGGAGCTAGCTAAGGTTAGTGAAGAGAAGAGATTTCATTTTCTTCACTTTAATTTCATTCGACTGATAAATTCTAATCTTGAATTTCATGGACTTTTAAAAGATAGTCCAATTGCAATGACAAGAGTAGGAAAGGCGACTCGAAATCTTGTTAATCTGGGTATTAACTATATTCGCGGAACAAGAGAGTTTGGCGAAACTAGTGTTTTTGATGTTTTTGATTTTGTTGATGTTCATCGCGTGGGTCTCTCTCTCATTAGTGTTGTCCAAAAAAGATTAAAGAAGCATTTGCGATTAACTAATCTAGATGACTCAGATGAAAAATTTTTAGGGAATTATTTTGAAACTTTTCTTGATGACCTTTTTGCAATTGAAGCAAAATATAAAGGTGTGTCTGAACAGTCTGATGCTATCACTGAAAAGTCTCAGTGGGAAAAAGTAAATAGGGATGCAAATCTTCTTGTTTCACTTCTTCCTTTTATGAAGAGTTTTAAAGAAGCATTTGAGGCCCTGAGTAGTGAAGGACGACTATCAAATTCTTATTACCTTAATTACGATATCGATAGTATTGATTTTGAAGCGCTAATTCTTTCAAGTTTTGTGAATTTCTCTCTTGATAAATTCAAGAAAGAAGAGACTCAAAAGATGGGAGTTACTGTGACAGAGCTCAAATCATTTTATGGAAGATTCCTAGGGGAGTCTGTTAGCGATGATTTGTTACAGGCCAAAATTTCGGCCTTTATTCAGGCCTTTGGATTAGCTGAGATTAATGAAGTTGATAAGTACATACTAATACTGATCAATGAACATTTAGGTGGGTACAACCTCGAGGAACTTGAGGAATCTGAATTCAAGCATGTCGGTGGCCCTATTATTTTCAATACTTTATCCTAGTGTCAGCCCGACACTAGGCCTTATTTTTGAGAAATTTTTACAAATTTCGTTGAGAAAAGTTCAATAAAAATCCATACTCCGTTCACCACAGAGAAAGGGGGAGAGTATGAAAAGCTTTTTGAAGACAACTTTTGCATTATCTTTAGTATTAGGACTTATGCAATCAGTTCGCGCAATGGAGCATAAATTATCTACGATTTCAAATGATGAGGACGCAAACACTTATACGATTGGACTTGTAACAGACGAGGATAATCTTGAAGTTCAGCAGATTCTAAAAAAAGAGTTCGATGGGCGTGGTAATGTGATTTCAGTGGACAAGTATTCACCTGCAGATCTTGCAAAGGGTGTGGTGATGGTTAAGCGTAAGGGTTACGAGATTGTAAAACTTAAGGCGCAGAATTTTAATGCCACAGATAGTGCCGACCTTGATATGGAGGTTCTAGTTTCTGCTCTTTCAAAGGACAAGGAAACTTATGACCTGAAAGTTGAAAAGCAAGGAGAACAGTGGAAACTACTTCTCAATAACAGGGATGCTTCTAAGTTATTCTTTGTGACTAACAAGAAATTCATGATCGGAACAGTCGGGATTAAGGATGTAAAAATAAAATAAATTGAAGGCCTCGTTTGAGGCCTTTTTTTTTGCCGTCTTGCACTTGATTTTTATTCAAGCGATAATTAGAGAGGAAATTAATTATGTGCAGGAATAGGTATGGCAAAGATTTATAAAGATTTTAACGAACTTGTAGAACAGAATAAAGGTTTATTCAATGCTGTAGGCAAGTCAAGAAACTATGGAATCCTCGAGGCCATTTGGAATGCAAGAAATCATGAAGTAGAGTCTTTAAAAGGAAAAGTTTCAAAACTAGAAACAGCTAACAAAAATTTTTCTGATGATAATACTCTTTTAGAAAAACAAAGAGAGATACTTTGTCATGAGCTGAATCAATCTCAAAAGAAAGCAGAACTACTTTTAGTAGAAAATAAAGAAATTAAAAATAAGTATGATATTACTTTGAAAAAGTATCAGGAACTCGACTCGACTAGCCAGAGAAGAGAGCTTCAGTGTCGTGATATTATTAGTGAGCGAGAAGTTCTTGCTGCTCGAATTGAGAAGCTTTCAAGTGAAAAAGAATTATTAAAGCTTGAGATTTCTGAAACAATCGAAGGTGCAAAAGCTGAAATAGCAAAAAGAGAGCGTGAGATCGAGCAATTAGCATTCTTACGCGATGACCTGCAAGCGCAGGTAAGTTCGTTACAATCTCAAATCACAAATCTGACAACTCAAAATGAGAACCTCGAAGTATCATTAGAAAGATCAGCAGATAGAATTTCAGAGCTTAAGTCTACGGTTGAGAGAAGTCAGCTTAATCTCAGTACGATTAAGAAAGAACTTGCACAAAAGCGCAATGAAGTTGAGTACTTCTCAGAATGCTTTGCAAAGTTTGAGGGTTCTCTTAAAAAGAAAATGAACCTCAAAAGAATTGACTCAGAAGTTTCTCAGTAATTTAAATAACGCTCAAGATTTCTTTTAGAAATTGAGGCTGGTTCTTATAGTTAAGTGAAGTCATGTAGATCCCAGGGCTCTTTAGTCCTGGAAGCTCTTCAATAACAATTGAATCCGTTTTCTTGATAACGTGATCAGGAATAACAGCAATTCCCACACCATTTTTTGCAAGTTGAACAATCGTTGAGATATTTTCAACCATAATTATTTGCTCACTTCTTTTCTTGCTAAGCTTGAAAAGATTATCACCCTCTGAATAAACGATCCAGCGGTACTCGTGAAGTTTTTTGCGGTTTACTGCTTCTTTACTGATCAGCACAAGTTTCTCATCAAAAAGTTTCAAAGAACTTACAAGATCAGTCTGAAGATTCTCTGTTGAGAAAATAATATCAAAGTTACCAAGCTCGATACCTTTTAATAGTTCTGGCTGATCGCCAATATGGATGTGCATATTACGATTATATTTCTTGTAGTAGCGAAGAAGGATAGGTGTGAACCATGTTTTTAAAAGTCCACTTAGGATTCCAACTTTAAGTTGTCTTGTATCTTCCTTGTCAAATATTTCGTTAGAGATACGATCAAAGTGTTCACAGGCCGCGTAGAATTCCTTCCCCTTTTCTGTCAAAACAACTTTCTTACTTGAGCGAATAATAAGCTCTTCACCAATAGACTCTTCAAGAAGTTTTACTTGTCTTGAGACGGCTGACTGAGCAATCTTTAAAATGTCAGCGGCCTTTGAAAAGCTAAGGTGTCTTGCTGTAAGTACGAATGCTTTGACGTAGCGATAATCCATGAAAATCTACTTCCTTATTATTGGTTAACCATTGGTGGAACAAGATCTTCTCTTTTTCTCCAGAACTTTCCAAAGTATTTCTTCTGATCAAGATTCGTTACAGTGAATCCTTCATTATTATTTTCAATATCAAGGACGTAATCGATAACCGTTTCACCTAAGTAAAAAGCAGCGAATGGATCAACAAGAACTTCAAGATCCTGCTCATTTGTTACTTTAACTAACATATCGTCATCTTTTCTATCAGTGAAACCTACAGAGTATGTGAAACCCTCACATCCTTTTCCAGAGATCAGAAGACGAAAGTACTTACCAGCTAGGGTAAAGTCATTTTCAATCATCAACATTAGCTGTTGCATCGCTCTGTCTGTAAGAGTAACTTTTGGAGGAACAATAAGAT contains:
- a CDS encoding Crp/Fnr family transcriptional regulator, whose translation is MRKVKEEEKCQSCPSKGTGIFCDLKDSELDEVSVHKVTNTYKKGQTLFVQGNHPFGIYCINSGNIKVTKTGPDGKESIVRVAKGGDVLGHRSLFTSDYYSATATALEDTKVCFIDKKFILKVIEEKPSVSLHVINKLSRDMGAAEAKLSSFHQKNVRERLAELLLLLKESHGVKQDDGSFLLDIKLTREEMATMIGTANETLIRFISEFKDEGLIRQAGKALIVVDEERLIEWANLNY
- a CDS encoding DUF6178 family protein; this translates as MTKDSKTKLPTAPSSSTNVIDLVLKESRAYTSMELIESYIGEEKSLANIPIQPLYVSLRSLPIELKCHALSLMTKEQREVVYDLDLWKKDEIDVNEFQNWVRVAALSPDDKIRFEFAHGVEFALFIKGKFNIWTFDAEDPEYPDHDYYFLTEDNLLLFEYDETCDIVDETKTLIRELYYELGVEKAYQYLFTIVSDGFMSLSEQEYSQKKGRLSDFGFVDYFDALEVLSPLPSVSHIDLFINKKEALTGEIDNIGRLQTLHQNSLVAFEQDHVRISEELAKVSEEKRFHFLHFNFIRLINSNLEFHGLLKDSPIAMTRVGKATRNLVNLGINYIRGTREFGETSVFDVFDFVDVHRVGLSLISVVQKRLKKHLRLTNLDDSDEKFLGNYFETFLDDLFAIEAKYKGVSEQSDAITEKSQWEKVNRDANLLVSLLPFMKSFKEAFEALSSEGRLSNSYYLNYDIDSIDFEALILSSFVNFSLDKFKKEETQKMGVTVTELKSFYGRFLGESVSDDLLQAKISAFIQAFGLAEINEVDKYILILINEHLGGYNLEELEESEFKHVGGPIIFNTLS
- a CDS encoding LysR family transcriptional regulator, with protein sequence MDYRYVKAFVLTARHLSFSKAADILKIAQSAVSRQVKLLEESIGEELIIRSSKKVVLTEKGKEFYAACEHFDRISNEIFDKEDTRQLKVGILSGLLKTWFTPILLRYYKKYNRNMHIHIGDQPELLKGIELGNFDIIFSTENLQTDLVSSLKLFDEKLVLISKEAVNRKKLHEYRWIVYSEGDNLFKLSKKRSEQIIMVENISTIVQLAKNGVGIAVIPDHVIKKTDSIVIEELPGLKSPGIYMTSLNYKNQPQFLKEILSVI
- a CDS encoding iron-sulfur cluster assembly accessory protein, whose protein sequence is MTQTRSVNKIDADLIVPPKVTLTDRAMQQLMLMIENDFTLAGKYFRLLISGKGCEGFTYSVGFTDRKDDDMLVKVTNEQDLEVLVDPFAAFYLGETVIDYVLDIENNNEGFTVTNLDQKKYFGKFWRKREDLVPPMVNQ